In a genomic window of Carassius gibelio isolate Cgi1373 ecotype wild population from Czech Republic chromosome A3, carGib1.2-hapl.c, whole genome shotgun sequence:
- the LOC127949516 gene encoding STE20-related kinase adapter protein alpha-like isoform X1 translates to MSFLRWVSEKLSVESLRDLEFFGEQTQASPLRKAHEDSQESLSPVPRRDTMGSFLPDHSAYELRTVIGRGLENLMTVNLARCKPTGEYVAIRRIDLDSCTNDMVNYLQGELHVSKLFHHPCILPYKSVFIAENELWVITPLMAYGSARDLLSIHFTDGLSEQTIAYILLGVLRALEYIHLMGYVHRSVKASHILISADGQVYLSGLRSIFSLIRHGQRARVVHDFPQYSVKVLPWLSPEVLQQNLQGYDFRSDIYSLGITACELANGHVPFKDMPATQMLLEKLNGTVPCLLDTTTIPPEELSMKPSRSGADSGICEGPGAGGARHTNGEPSSSSGGNPYSRTFSSHFHAFVELCLQRDPEKRPSASSLIGHSFFKQIKRRSSEALPELLRPVSPISSLDCMQPQDSPTGLASLESDLSQLNVDDWDF, encoded by the exons AGCAAACTCAGGCAAGCCCACTAAGGAAA GCCCATGAGGACAGTCAAGAGTCTCTGAGCCCTGTCCCACGCAGAGACACCATGGGAAGCTTTCTTCCAGACCACAGCGCCTATGAGCTGCGCACCGTCATAG GCCGAGGTTTGGAGAACTTGATGACAGTGAATCTGGCCAGGTGCAAACCCACAGGGGAGTATGTGGCCATCCGGCGCATTGACCTGGATTCCTGCACCAATGACATGGTCAATTACTTACAG GGAGAACTCCATGTGTCTAAGCTGTTCCACCACCCCTGTATCCTCCCGTACAAGAGTGTCTTCATCGCTGAGAATGAACTGTGGGTGATCACACCCTTAATGGCATACG GATCAGCACGAGACTTGCTCAGTATACATTTTACTGATGGTTTGAGTGAGCAGACAATTGCCTACATCCTGCTGGGTGTGCTGAGAGCGCTGGAGTACATCCATCTGATGGGCTACGTTCACCG TAGTGTGAAGGCAAGCCACATCCTGATTTCAGCAGATGGACAGGTGTATCTGTCCGGTCTGCGGAGTATCTTCAGCCTGATCCGTCACGGTCAGAGAGCACGTGTTGTACACGACTTTCCTCAGTACAGTGTTAAAGTACTACCTTGGCTCAGTCCAGAGGTTCTGCAGCAA aaTCTTCAGGGATATGACTTCCGCTCAGACATTTACAGTTTGGGCATCACTGCATGTGAGCTAGCTAACGGACACGTGCCCTTCAAAGACATGCCTGCTACACAG ATGTTGTTAGAGAAGTTGAACGGTACAGTCCCCTGCCTGCTGGACACCACCACCATTCCCCCTGAAGAACTGAGCATGAAACCGTCTCGCTCTGGGGCCGACTCTGGGATCTGCGAGGGCCCCGGCGCCGGTGGAGCTCGCCACACAAACGGAGAACCTTCTTCCTCCTCCGGTGGAAACCCGTACAGCAGAACATTCAGCTCTCACTTTCATGCCTTTGTGGAACTTTGTCTACAGAGAGATCCTGAGAAAAG ACCTTCTGCCagctctctgattggccattcCTTCTTCAAACAG ATAAAGCGCAGATCATCTGAGGCTCTTCCTGAGCTTCTGCGTCCAGTTTCTCCAATCAGCAGCTTAGACTGCATGCAGCCTCAGGATTCGCCCACTGGATTGGCCAGTCTGGAGTCTGATCTCAGCCAGCTGAATGTGGATGACTGGGACTTTTGA
- the LOC127949516 gene encoding STE20-related kinase adapter protein alpha-like isoform X2 yields the protein MGSFLPDHSAYELRTVIGRGLENLMTVNLARCKPTGEYVAIRRIDLDSCTNDMVNYLQGELHVSKLFHHPCILPYKSVFIAENELWVITPLMAYGSARDLLSIHFTDGLSEQTIAYILLGVLRALEYIHLMGYVHRSVKASHILISADGQVYLSGLRSIFSLIRHGQRARVVHDFPQYSVKVLPWLSPEVLQQNLQGYDFRSDIYSLGITACELANGHVPFKDMPATQMLLEKLNGTVPCLLDTTTIPPEELSMKPSRSGADSGICEGPGAGGARHTNGEPSSSSGGNPYSRTFSSHFHAFVELCLQRDPEKRPSASSLIGHSFFKQIKRRSSEALPELLRPVSPISSLDCMQPQDSPTGLASLESDLSQLNVDDWDF from the exons ATGGGAAGCTTTCTTCCAGACCACAGCGCCTATGAGCTGCGCACCGTCATAG GCCGAGGTTTGGAGAACTTGATGACAGTGAATCTGGCCAGGTGCAAACCCACAGGGGAGTATGTGGCCATCCGGCGCATTGACCTGGATTCCTGCACCAATGACATGGTCAATTACTTACAG GGAGAACTCCATGTGTCTAAGCTGTTCCACCACCCCTGTATCCTCCCGTACAAGAGTGTCTTCATCGCTGAGAATGAACTGTGGGTGATCACACCCTTAATGGCATACG GATCAGCACGAGACTTGCTCAGTATACATTTTACTGATGGTTTGAGTGAGCAGACAATTGCCTACATCCTGCTGGGTGTGCTGAGAGCGCTGGAGTACATCCATCTGATGGGCTACGTTCACCG TAGTGTGAAGGCAAGCCACATCCTGATTTCAGCAGATGGACAGGTGTATCTGTCCGGTCTGCGGAGTATCTTCAGCCTGATCCGTCACGGTCAGAGAGCACGTGTTGTACACGACTTTCCTCAGTACAGTGTTAAAGTACTACCTTGGCTCAGTCCAGAGGTTCTGCAGCAA aaTCTTCAGGGATATGACTTCCGCTCAGACATTTACAGTTTGGGCATCACTGCATGTGAGCTAGCTAACGGACACGTGCCCTTCAAAGACATGCCTGCTACACAG ATGTTGTTAGAGAAGTTGAACGGTACAGTCCCCTGCCTGCTGGACACCACCACCATTCCCCCTGAAGAACTGAGCATGAAACCGTCTCGCTCTGGGGCCGACTCTGGGATCTGCGAGGGCCCCGGCGCCGGTGGAGCTCGCCACACAAACGGAGAACCTTCTTCCTCCTCCGGTGGAAACCCGTACAGCAGAACATTCAGCTCTCACTTTCATGCCTTTGTGGAACTTTGTCTACAGAGAGATCCTGAGAAAAG ACCTTCTGCCagctctctgattggccattcCTTCTTCAAACAG ATAAAGCGCAGATCATCTGAGGCTCTTCCTGAGCTTCTGCGTCCAGTTTCTCCAATCAGCAGCTTAGACTGCATGCAGCCTCAGGATTCGCCCACTGGATTGGCCAGTCTGGAGTCTGATCTCAGCCAGCTGAATGTGGATGACTGGGACTTTTGA
- the rnf113a gene encoding E3 ubiquitin-protein ligase RNF113A, which produces MAESEEPKTTCKFLFKKSNKTFSARKRKASDSDKDRSSGEEGSAVVRKKKASAANPMIQKTKKVEREEVSSSESEEEKEDKNVTVSYKSTRSAKPEGPDDMGATALYQLDTERDKDAQAIFERSQKVQEELTGKEDDKIYRGINNYHKYIKPKDSTMGNASSGMVRKGPIRAPEHLRATVRWDYQPDICKDYKETGFCGFGDSCKFLHDRSDYKHGWQIERELEEGRYGANNEENYEVSSDEEDLPFKCFICRDTFKNPIITKCRHYFCEACALQHYRKSKRCYVCNQQTNGVFNPAKELMAKMQKQQAAADQPPSDEDD; this is translated from the exons ATGGCGGAGTCCGAGGAGCCAAAAACAACCTGCAAGtttctttttaagaaatcaaACAAGACATTTTCCGCACGGAAAAGAAAAGCAAGTGATAGCGATAAAG ACAGAAGTAGCGGCGAGGAGGGCAGTGCTGTGGTCAGAAAGAAGAAAGCATCTGCTGCGAACCCCATGATTCAGAAA ACAAAGAAAGTGGAGAGGGAAGAAGTGTCATCAAGTGAAAGTGAAGAGGAGAAAGAAGACAAGAATGTGACTGTCTCTTACAAGTCGACTCGGTCAGCG AAACCAGAAGGACCAGATGACATGGGGGCCACTGCTCTTTATCAGCTGGACACAGAGAGGGACAAAGATGCTCAGGCCATTTTTGAGCGCAGCCAGAAGGTCCAGGAG GAGCTCACTGGTAAAGAAGACGATAAAATTTATCGCGGCATCAACAACTACCACAAATACATTAAACCCAAGGACTCCACCATGGGCAACGCTTCCTCTGGTATGGTCAG GAAAGGACCAATCAGAGCGCCTGAGCACCTGAGGGCCACAGTACGATGGGATTACCAGCCTGACATTTGCAAAGACTATAAAGAGACTGGCTTCTGTGGGTTTGGAG aCAGCTGTAAATTTCTTCACGACCGCTCCGACTATAAGCACGGCTGGCAGATTGAGCGAGAGCTTGAAGAAGGACGATACGGGGCAAACA ATGAGGAGAACTATGAAGTGAGCAGCGATGAAGAAGATCTTCCTTTCAAGTGTTTCATTTGTAGAGATACGTTTAAAAACCCCATTATCACAAA ATGCCGGCACTACTTCTGTGAGGCCTGTGCTCTACAGCACTACCGCAAATCTAAGCGCTGTTACGTCTGTAACCAGCAGACCAATGGCGTCTTCAACCCTGCCAAAG AGCTCATGGCTAAGATGCAGAAACAGCAGGCAGCCGCTGACCAGCCTCCCTCAGATGAGGATGACTAG